In Crassostrea angulata isolate pt1a10 chromosome 4, ASM2561291v2, whole genome shotgun sequence, one genomic interval encodes:
- the LOC128180380 gene encoding ATP-dependent DNA helicase RecQ-like: MGADLRNVKHVIHSGPPTSPEVYVQEVGRAGRDGQAAEAKLYFNNSDLAEKLIDNSMIEFIRSKSCRRQHLSAYFDAPFESVDNCCDVCCKEGANVIGFKVPSLEQRHYVRLSLQTYINADPSGELGFIMSEEKVQIIVDCFEFIKDESYLSKLLNSSVPESVPSSLFAILSSFQND, from the exons ATGGGTGCCGACCTTCGAAATGTGAAGCATGTAATTCATTCTGGCCCACCAACCAGTCCAGAAG TCTATGTACAAGAGGTTGGACGAGCTGGAAGAGATGGCCAGGCAGCAGAAGCCAAGTTATATTTCAATAACTCTGATTTAGCAGAGAAGCTTATTGATAACAGTATGATAGAGTTCATTAGATCAAAGTCATGCAGGAGACAGCATCTAtctgcatattttgatgcaCCCTTTGAAAGTGTGGATAACTGTTGCGATGTTTGTTGTAAGGAAGGAGCAAATGTTATTGGTTTTAAGGTTCCTTCGCTGGAACAAAGGCATTATGTTAGACTTTCTCTTCAGACATACATAAATGCTGACCCTTCAGGAGAGTTAGGATTTATTATGTCTGAAGAAAAAGTCCAGATTATTGTTGATTGTTTTGAATTCATTAAAGATGAATCATATCTTTCTAAATTGCTAAATTCAAGTGTTCCTGAGTCAGTTCCTAGTTCACTTTTTGCTATCTTATCATCATTTCAAAATGACTGA